In the Polyangiaceae bacterium genome, one interval contains:
- a CDS encoding RNA polymerase sigma factor: MPQPSPAPPARHAVLSDPTLHRDLLRFARRRLPEHEADDLVQATLADALAAERGPENPEEVRKWVHGIARNKIVDHYRKGKREQLSQPEDSEAAAESDAAGARDLLQWAERELPAGDDAEHTLEWMLREGDGEKLEHIAEEASLPAPRVRQRVSRMRKHFRARWAAQLAAAAILAALAVAAWFVLRKGSPGPDDIAREKVPSPVERGQELRRRALEDCDAARWNECVRGLDEAKRLDPAGDTTPQVGAARARAAKGSSSKGQAPLTPNVIPPGPEPEKKPAPKIDKQAPPKGEKGSSLSDTNAKPVNPPDYLEIQKKSAPPTKGFSIPEQDQNVAPQPQTPPQAPSVVPQQAPSQQLQQKGSYNSAPTKKSKAAPTKTAKKSDVMQGIGISK, encoded by the coding sequence ATGCCCCAACCCTCCCCCGCTCCCCCCGCTCGCCACGCGGTGCTCTCGGATCCAACGCTGCATCGGGACCTGCTTCGGTTTGCGCGGCGGCGGCTGCCGGAGCACGAAGCGGACGACTTGGTCCAGGCCACGCTGGCGGATGCGCTGGCGGCGGAGCGGGGCCCTGAGAACCCCGAAGAAGTGCGCAAGTGGGTGCACGGCATCGCGCGCAACAAGATCGTGGATCACTACCGCAAGGGCAAGCGAGAACAGCTTTCCCAGCCCGAAGACAGCGAGGCGGCGGCCGAGAGCGATGCGGCGGGAGCACGAGACTTGCTGCAGTGGGCAGAACGGGAGCTCCCTGCGGGGGACGACGCGGAACACACCCTGGAGTGGATGCTGCGTGAAGGCGACGGCGAGAAGCTCGAGCACATCGCGGAAGAAGCATCGCTCCCAGCGCCACGTGTTCGGCAGCGGGTCAGCCGCATGCGCAAGCACTTTCGCGCGCGCTGGGCCGCGCAGCTAGCCGCAGCCGCTATCCTGGCCGCGCTGGCGGTTGCCGCGTGGTTCGTGCTGCGCAAGGGCAGCCCAGGTCCCGACGACATCGCTCGCGAGAAGGTCCCGAGCCCGGTGGAGCGCGGCCAAGAGCTGCGACGGCGCGCGCTGGAAGACTGCGACGCTGCACGCTGGAATGAGTGTGTACGCGGCCTGGACGAAGCCAAGCGCCTCGATCCCGCCGGGGACACGACGCCGCAGGTCGGCGCGGCCCGCGCGCGCGCGGCCAAGGGGAGTTCGTCGAAGGGGCAGGCGCCGCTGACGCCCAACGTCATTCCTCCCGGTCCCGAGCCGGAAAAGAAGCCAGCGCCGAAGATCGACAAGCAGGCGCCCCCAAAGGGCGAAAAGGGTAGCTCGCTCTCCGACACGAACGCGAAACCCGTCAATCCACCAGACTACCTGGAAATCCAGAAGAAGAGCGCGCCACCCACCAAGGGCTTCTCGATTCCGGAGCAAGATCAGAATGTCGCTCCGCAACCCCAAACTCCACCCCAGGCCCCCAGCGTGGTGCCGCAGCAGGCTCCCTCGCAGCAGCTGCAGCAGAAGGGCTCCTACAACTCCGCACCGACGAAGAAGTCCAAGGCGGCCCCGACGAAGACTGCCAAGAAGTCGGACGTGATGCAGGGTATTGGGATCTCGAAGTAG
- a CDS encoding sterol desaturase family protein — translation MMRATPESPRMFESDLVDFFSRTHPMVVPALFVPAASALFWYGLTRAGLSILLSAGLFVAGGVVWSLTEYWLHRTFFHWIPKVSWGERMHFLVHGVHHTWPKDKYRLVMPPAVSITLFFVFGAIFFFALGATYVWPFHAGFSVGYMTYDLTHYYIHHFNPRSKYGLALKKHHMLHHFKNPDAKFGVSNMFWDGVFGTKG, via the coding sequence ATGTTCGAGAGCGACCTCGTCGATTTCTTCTCGCGCACCCACCCCATGGTCGTGCCGGCGCTATTCGTTCCTGCCGCAAGTGCGCTGTTCTGGTACGGCCTGACACGGGCCGGCCTGTCTATCCTGCTGAGTGCGGGGTTGTTCGTCGCAGGTGGCGTCGTGTGGAGCCTGACAGAGTACTGGCTGCATCGCACGTTCTTCCATTGGATACCCAAGGTGTCCTGGGGCGAGCGCATGCACTTCTTGGTGCACGGCGTCCACCACACCTGGCCGAAGGACAAGTACCGCCTGGTGATGCCCCCTGCCGTCAGCATCACCCTGTTCTTCGTGTTCGGAGCGATCTTTTTCTTCGCTCTCGGTGCAACCTACGTATGGCCGTTCCACGCCGGATTCAGCGTTGGCTACATGACCTACGATCTCACCCACTACTACATCCACCACTTCAATCCGCGAAGTAAGTACGGACTCGCGCTGAAGAAGCATCACATGCTGCACCACTTCAAGAACCCCGACGCCAAGTTCGGGGTCTCGAACATGTTCTGGGACGGCGTGTTCGGCACGAAAGGCTGA